TCTTCGTCTCTGTCGCCAATAGTCATCAGACAGGACCGGAAactggtttctttctttctgtttcGGTATGCGATCGCATGTTCttcccttttattttatttttggaattgTTGTCGGTTCGTTTATGTTCAAAACTTTGTTAATTTCGAAAATTATTGTTGTGTTGGTGTGTGATCCTTGGGGAATTTCAATTTAAGATTCTCTGGTAGTGATTTACAGTAGCGTACCCTAAGAAGAGTATagggctgttcgtttggttgccgcaggtaccAGCGGCAGCGTCGACATTCTGTGTCAACGTTTCGTTGACGTAGGAAGCTGCGTCTGACGCTGCGTCCGAACGCCGATAAAACCTGCGGTCGCGATATAATATGTGGCAGCGTCtgcgaaacgaacaacaactgtTCTCATTGACGCTGCTGACGCCAaaacctgcggcaaccaaacgaacagggctTATATATCCATTGATATGGTGTTATAGCTGGGGGAAAGCTATTCTCTTAGTATATATAGTGTAGGCTTTTATAAAGCTTTTATCTTTCAAGATCCTCAAGGATTGTTCTTAAGTTGATCATTttatctttactcttttttttttgttgtagttaGATGCATCGAATCGAAGGATGCTATTGTGAAGAAAGCGAAGTAATGAACATGTGCACTTCTTTGTAGCCCAACTTTGAACCTGCATAGACAGTAGATATCATCAGGACAGTGGGAAACATAAGAAGACCCAGCCAAATGATGAAGCTACTTGTAGCATCCTTCTTCGGGGTTATAGTTGGTTTCCTTATGGGTATTACTTTTCCAACTCTCACCTTAACTAAGGTAAGAGCTAACTCTTGGTGGCACCATGTCTCTATCTCTATACCTCTATCCAACTTGATTATGTCATTTTGCTTACActgtaattgttttttttttgtaatggtTAAGATGAATCTTCCATCCACATTGTTTCCCTCCATCGATCTGGCATACATTGAGGATAAATACTCGGACTTATCAAGAAAAAGACTGTTTAGCTCTTGGTCTTCCACAAAGAGCTCCAAACCCAAGAATGACATCCCTGATCCTCCCTACACCTATAATGACACTAAGGTTTGGGGTCAGCTATATCTTATTAGActttctatgttttttattatgCAATGATGGAACTTTTTAGAGGTGTTGCAGATATGGGTTCCTAGTAATCCCCGTGGCGCTGAGAGGCTGCCTCCAGATATAGTCACACCCGAATCAGATTTATACCTCCGTCGTTTGTGGGGTGACCCTAATGAGGTTGGATCTACTGACTTGTTGTATGGCTTTAAGATCATGTTATACATTTTGTTTGGTTATGGCGTGTAGGATTTGAAAACCAAGCAGCGGTATCTAGTAACGTTTACGGTTGGTTATGGTCAGAGGAAAAACATAGACGCTGCGTTGAAGAAGGTATACTATACTGCCTccttgtgtttcttttttttgtaatcttcTTTCTATAGCTTAACTTTTGCATCTCTCAGTTCTCAGATAACTTCACTATAATGCTGTTTCACTACGATGGCCGGGCCAGCGAGTGGGAAGAGTTTGAATGGTCCAAGCGAGCTATTCATGTGAGCATTCGCAAACAAACGAAATGGTTAGCGAGCTAAACACCAACCTTCCTCCTAATAAGAGTTTCTATGTACTGACTATGAATTTTCCATGAAGGTGGTACGCCAAGCGGTTTCTTCATCCGGACATAGTTGCTCCCTATGATTATATCTTCATATGGGATGAGGATCTTGGCGTGGAACACTTTGATTCTGAgaagtatgttttttttttaagctttGACTTCCTTCTAATGGCTTATTAGGCTATTAACAGTTAAAATGATATGATAGATATCTGGCGGTGGTGAAGAAACATGGTTTGGAGATCTCACAGCCTGGGTTGGAACCATATGAAGGTCTCACATGGGAGATGACAAAGAAAAGAGACGACACTGAAGTCCACAAGTGAGTTCTTAAGTACTTTCTTTACCATTGCAATGTATCATATTAAACGGCTTTGCATGTTCTCGTAGGCATGCTGAGGAGAGGAATGGGTGGTGCAGTGATCCAAATCTACCCCCTTGTGCAGCGTATGCTACTTTATACACATAT
The nucleotide sequence above comes from Brassica napus cultivar Da-Ae chromosome A9, Da-Ae, whole genome shotgun sequence. Encoded proteins:
- the BNAA09G02060D gene encoding uncharacterized protein BNAA09G02060D, which translates into the protein MMKLLVASFFGVIVGFLMGITFPTLTLTKMNLPSTLFPSIDLAYIEDKYSDLSRKRLFSSWSSTKSSKPKNDIPDPPYTYNDTKIWVPSNPRGAERLPPDIVTPESDLYLRRLWGDPNEDLKTKQRYLVTFTVGYGQRKNIDAALKKFSDNFTIMLFHYDGRASEWEEFEWSKRAIHVSIRKQTKWWYAKRFLHPDIVAPYDYIFIWDEDLGVEHFDSEKYLAVVKKHGLEISQPGLEPYEGLTWEMTKKRDDTEVHKHAEERNGWCSDPNLPPCAAFVEIMAPVFSRKAWRCVWHMIQNDLVHGWGLDFAVRKCVQNAHENIGVVDAQWIIHQGVPSLGNQGQQEEGKQPWEGVRERCRREWTMFQDRLDEAEKAYFEASAHNNSSSSRPHR